CAAAATAGTCCAATAGCTTGTTATCATGGATCCAATTCCATAGGGATCTCCTGGGAGtgaagttccttttaaaaatcctgtggggacttccctggtggtgcaatggttaaggatccacctgccagcacagggcacacaggttcgatccctggcctggggaggtcccacatgctgcagagcaactaagtcagtgtgccacaactcctgagcccgtgcagctacagcccgtactccacaacaagagacgccacctcagtaagaagcccatgcaccgcaatggagacccaacgcagccaaaaaaaaaaaaaaaaaaaaaaacacaaaaaaaatcttgggaatatacttttcattaaaagaacaaagtgtaAGTCAGTCCTCATGGCTACAGGGAAGAATcaagtagtagcaggtggaaaggtGGATTTGATTCTCAGTTTCTGGGTTCTGAATCTGAATTAATTATTGTCCTTACCTCAATGAGACAGAGAATTCTAACACAAATCGTCACTACTACAGGTACAGATACTGCCAAGATGAGTTTGTTGTTATAGTCATAACCTGGAACTTCTTTTGTGAGCTAaagaaatatatcacaatttttaaaaacaaggagataGAAGGGATGAAAACTTACGATTCTTCATCCTATTCTAAACGATAGCTAACTATTCTTAAACTACTATGAAACCCAATCCTTCCAGGCGAGTAGCTTCTATAAGAACAAGCcaaatttaatgttattagtcttatcattagcattttcttctacaatttatctacaatttatttatcttgtgttATGTCCTTTTCGCGCCTACCCTAGGAATAGTGACACACTCTCTCAATGAGCAAAGTTGGAGATCACTGTCTTAGCCCGTTTCATGGCTGAAGATAAGATACTGACTAGGAGCCCGTGGTATTCCCGCTTGGGCACGTTAATGGCATGTCCTAAACTGAGTAAAAGTCCAAGTCCCATGTGTCAGGGGTTATCCTCACCTCACTTGACTCCTGCTCTTTCTGCTCACTCTGGGCTTCTGTGCTCTCACTGATAGAGTTGTCAGCTTTCCACTGGTCCATATCCCATTCCGCTTTGGACACATTTACTTCTTGCTGCTTGCTGAGAAGCTTCATCAGGAGGCCTGTTCTAGAGATGAGGTTGGCACAGGCCAGCTGCACGTGGGTGTCCGAGCAGTCTATTTTCAAAGTCTGGATAACATGAGAAATGAGCCTTTGCACGTCATTGTTGGGGATGAGGGACCAGAGCTGCTGGTTTAGCTGAGTTTCAACGTGATCACCCGGGGATGCGAGCCCTGGGAAAGTGAAGCCTGTGGGCTTAGAGGATAATTCAGTGACCATGTTGTGGTGCTCCCATTGTGTTTTGTTGCTGTGTTGAACAGCTGGCATACTGTTGTCTGCAGCGACAGTAGAATGTGCAGTGGAGACGTTCCTATGGCTAGTGTTTCCAGGGCCGGTTCCTCCTGGCAGAGTAGCGTTTCCTGTAGAAATAATtgcttcagaaacattttgtgcAGTATTGTTTTCTGAAGTAGTGTTTTCTGTAGAagggtctgaaagagaaaataattctggaaaaggaTTTTCCTGAGAAGTCACTTCTCCTGAAGATGAAACAGCCTCTCGTGGAGGGGAATTTATGAGACTCCTCATGACAGAGAACGGAGGGCTTGCAAGCATCACTCTATCAAGtgaacttttctttctgaactttcgactcccttttttcttttttctttttgtttctttttgcggtacacaggcctctcaccgttgtggcctctcccgttgtggagcacaggctccggaggcacaggctcagcggccatggcacacgggcccagctgctccacggcatgtgggatcttcccggaccaggacacgaacccgtgtctcctgcatcggcaggcggactcccaaccactgtgccaccagggaagcccctcgatgctttttaactttgggttttctgtggACCCGATGAGACCTAATTTTAtggaagatgtatttttttttccagaatgtgagATTAATTCGAAGTCCTTAATATTTCTAACTCTTGCCTTTGCATCTTCGAAAACATGAATAGCGTTGGATAAGTCTTTTGATTTACTTTTAACCTTTTGGCGGGATTTTGGCGGGATGGAGGCACAAGGCCTGCCCTTGAAGTACGGTTTGAGGGAAGAGGAGCCTGCGGCCTTGTGTTCCTTTATGAATGAAGACTCTGCATTGGAGGACTTTCCCACCAGCTTCCTGGGCCTCTGCACCATGAGGAGCTGTTTCAGCTTTCTTGGGGATGGCCTCCTGAGCTTTCATTCTTTGGCAGTGTTCGCCACAGATGGCTGGGCATTCTGTTTCCTCCTGATGCTCTCATCTCCCACTGCTTTGAGGTGCATTTTCGGTATGCCCCTTGAGGGCCTCGTTCACTCTCAGCAGCTTTTCCTCTGTACTCTCAATCTTTGCTAGGCTGTCTTTCTGTGGTTGGgcagtttctaatttcttttgaaagatgtAGCGTGTAAACATGGCACTTAAAAGGTTGGAACGCGTACACGTGGCaggttttccttcctttttaacctcatcaattttttcttgagtttctgcATCTAACAAATTTTCCACAAAATGGAGTTCCCTCAATTTGTTTTTATTCGTTGAATTGTTGGGTACAGGTTTAACAGAAGGGCTCCTTGTATTGTTCTTCAAAAGGCCCAGCGGCATATGTCcatcttgtgtatttgaaaaaagaagttgaatgaATGGTAATAATGTTGATTCCACATCTCCTAGATTTCCCTCTGAGATATAAGGCAGTATGTAATTTAGTGTACTGataatatcacttttattattaaagtccagCTGCTCATTCATGAAGCCTGACAAGCTGACAGCACTGTTAGGTGAGGACATCCTGTCTGACTCAATAGTCAGCTCGGTGctgttgttcttcttctgggcTTGTAACACCTTCATCAACGATCCTCCTGCATTCTCTAtagatgtttcttcatctgtcaaaagagAAGGGACTGTTTTTGATCACTGAAGACTGATGGGACAGCCTTTTGTCAGTCCACAGCCAAAGAAATTAGGAATCAGTCAAAGTTTGAGTGCcacttaggagaaaaagaaacccacacttAAGCCTATGACTGGCAACAACAAAATGTGAAAAAGGTCTCTCTTGAAAAAGGGGCTATCTACTCAGAAAATTCTGTAGCGTGAAATATAGGAACTATATTCAGGATTACTCCACTGGTTCCCAGGGGCCAGTACTCAAGAAAAGCCAAGGCTGGAAGACAAATATTCCCCTAATCAGCTGGACTCTCTGCAGATCTACTGTGACTCCTCACATTCATATACCCCATCCTGTCCTGCCTCAAAGGCACAGGAGTGTgaggcttcctctctccacctcttcagTGTGCTTGTG
Above is a genomic segment from Mesoplodon densirostris isolate mMesDen1 chromosome 18, mMesDen1 primary haplotype, whole genome shotgun sequence containing:
- the LOC132479157 gene encoding leucine-rich repeat-containing protein 37A3-like produces the protein MKVLQAQKKNNSTELTIESDRMSSPNSAVSLSGFMNEQLDFNNKSDIISTLNYILPYISEGNLGDETECPLNQQLWSLIPNNDVQRLISHVIQTLKIDCSDTHVQLACANLISRTGLLMKLLSKQQEVNVSKAEWDMDQWKADNSISESTEAQSEQKEQESSELTKEVPGYDYNNKLILAVSVPVVVTICVRILCLIEVRTIINSDSEPRN